Part of the Engystomops pustulosus chromosome 4, aEngPut4.maternal, whole genome shotgun sequence genome is shown below.
GACAtttgagcttaaagggaacctacccccacatatctacctataaagttagatagggtggtaggtggacctataggacgtgaggatagcccttttaagggctaatcctcacgtctctgCAATCTTAAGCAAACTTTTATTAAGTACATATGTAAATCTTcgtatgcggctactggggtgtggagtagccggagctgaggccacACGTCGCGGCTATTCCACCCCCTGGTAGCCTTTTTGTTACGCCTACCAAAATCTTCggtgcagctgcgcgccctcgtccgatgatTCTTCCGTCTGCAgaagctgcgtgccgaagattttGGTAGGCGGAACAAAAAGGCTaccgaggcgtggagtagccgcgacatgtggcctcagctctggctactccatgccccagtagccgcgtacgGAAATTTACATATATCCTCCCGTCCTATAGGTCCACCGACCACCCTATCTACCTTTAtgggtagatatgtggtggtaggttcccattaAGTAAATTCTTTGGGGTTTTATGGGAACATTATTGTCAACATAGTGTCATGGGCACAACTGCAACTGTAGAAGCAGCAGAATGTCAGGACTTCCCCATGTGATCTGCAGCTGCTGGGCCCTAGGATGAGAACACTGCCTGACTGTGAGCATgtaagtgtgtatgagtgtataaatgtatggatgtgtataagagatgtgtatatgccgtatgtgtgtatatggtttatgtgtgtgtatatggtgtatgtgtgtctatgtgatatgtatattatctatatgtgtgtttatatggcatatggtgtgtgtatgctgtatgtgtgtgttagatgcatctactgtatgtgtgtttatatgctctatatctgtatatgacactgtatgtatatatggtatatattatatatactgtatgtatgtttatgttaaatgcgtgcatatggtgtgtatatactgtatgtgcaataatatcatgtatatatactataagtCCATGTATaagatgtgcatatactgtatgtgtacatactgtatgtataaatgtaaatatgTATAAAGTGTATACATTCAtgagtgtataactgtgtgtatgagtgtataaatgggtgtatgagtgtataaatgtgtgtatgagtgtataatgtgtgtatgagtgtataaatgtgtgtatgagcgtataatgtgtgtatgagtgtatatatatatatatatgtgtgtatgagtgtatacatgtgtgtatgagtgtataatgtgtgtatgagtgtataaatgtgtgtatgagtgtatacatgtgtatatgagtgtatatatgtgtatgagtgtataacatgtgtatgaatgtataaatgtgtgtatgagcgtataatgtgtgtatgagtgtataatgtgtgtatgaatatatatatatatatatatatatatatatataatatatatatatatatatatatatatatatatatatatgtgtgtgtgtgtgtgtgtgtgtgtgtgtatgagcatataatgtgtgtgattgtataaacatgtgtgagtTACAATAATGCAATAATGTATATTTttctaaggggaaggggggccccatgcagaagtctgctgTGGGGTCCAGCTTCTCCTAGTTACATCTCTGCATAGTAAACATATTCTAAAACTTGGAGGATAACTATGAAGTCTAAATTTCTGTACTGTTCTAGAGTGCCTACTAGTCCAAGGTAGTAGAAGCAAGATACTTACTGGGCATCTCCTGGGCAGTGTAGGCTGGCATGCCTTTGCACAGGGATTCAATGTGCTGGCCATACTCTCCAATGTTCACAATGGGGGTCTGGTTGATGTTGTAGGTCACCAGCTGGGTGGTGGGTGGTACCTAAAATGGAATATAGAAAtattacaaattttaaaaaaaagtacacgACTAAAAAACTTGTAAGACTATAAAAAATGTCATCAAGACCTTATGCAGTAATGTTATTCCCAAATAATTGCCGAATGAACACAatgttaggattagagatgagcgagcactaaaatgctcgggtgctcgttattcgagacgaacttttccagatgctcgggtgctcgtctcgaataatgagccccattgaagtcaatgggagacccgagcatttttttgctaaaacagaacagtaaaagaacagtgcataataaaatattccagatgtttcctgatgttttgcttgttagaacacattgaaataacactattcttcactttgcaggtgtgcgcgcgtgtctcccgctaggttcggaacatctggaatgtgaagaatagtgttctttcaatgtgttctgcacttaaatggtcctgtattcactgtttttaatgttttaattctattcttcactttgcagatgtgcgcgcgtatctccgaacctatcgggagacacgcgcgcacatctgcaatgtgaagaatagaattaaaacattaaaaacagtgaatacaggaccatttaagtgcagaacacattgaaagaacactattcttcacattccagatgttccgaacctagcgggagacacgcgcgcacccctggaaagtgaagaatagtgttatttcaatgtgttctaacaagcaaaacatcaggaaacatctggaatattttattaaacaacaaaaacactgtttttcacttaatttaatgctcgatctcgagcaggggaaatactcgtccgagtaacgagccggtccgagtatgctaatactcgaccgagcagtatacttggacgagtatactcgctcatctctagttaggttcAATGTAATTATGACTCTTGCAAATTTACATCAGACTCTagagacacctagtggacattgtaATGTACTGCAAGCACTATGTTGCAAATCACTTTTACCAATGTAAAGTGATTTATTTGCCTCTCTACACTTGTTAGTATCtctatttatagttttttttatgtgtttttcttCTTTCCACTGCATTTACAATATTCTTTCTATGTTAGGTATAATTCTTACAGCATGAAATTGAatctttttggcaaagacatagtCACGTTTGCCAGTTGTAAGATTGAATACTTTATGGCATAGCCTGGATTAAATGTGAAACTTAGAAGATGTTTATATATCAATTTGGCCATTTCTCCTACCACCGCAGTCTCGGGCTAAGAGGATATGTAATTGTAAGTAGATCAAGGGCGTCATAAAGTGTGAGCACATGTCAATGTTTTCTGCCAGTATAAGTCACCCGATCTCCAGCAATGGGGAAATTGATGCCCCTGCTTTTTTTGTCAGCTCTTGGCACAATTGGCACATTGGCATCTATTGGTGATTATTTCTTCATAGCTGGGAGCCCATGGCTATAAAAACCAGTCTTAGCTATTAAACCTGATGGATGTGTATGAGAGTCAGGTTTCCTAAAAAAAGGCTCAGTCTCTATGAGATGGAAATAGTTGAGTAGTCAAACATTTCTACCACTAAGTTTTAGGGAATGTTCACACAGTTTCATCATGCTGATTTCGGTATGGAAAATATTTCAGAACCAGCATGGAAAGAAATCCTGAAATCTCTATCTCATAGTATTTAATAGGAAGCAGTAATGGATGTTTGCAGCCAACAATTCTGTGGATGTGTGTGATCACTGCAACCAGTagaaagtttatttgaaaactttttgtccTAGTCTCAACATATTGAGATGATTTTACCTTCTTGGTCTTGGCGATGACGCTGAGCTGCTCCAGAGTGGGGTAACTTGGCTTAATCTTGGTGACCACACAGATCTTCTTGTTGTACAGTCTTGTTGCAGCATATCCCTATGGTGTAAAGGGATGAATGTTAGGTGGAAGAAGAGGACATAGTTATATTCAACGGTTGGGGACCAAGGATCCCACTCCAGCTTAGCACATTAGGATGCAGGGGCTCACAAGGGTGCAGGGCATTTCCattttaagggacatctaccaccaaaaccaccaaaatggcttttaaaattatggaaattatggctctgggctccataggtgttaattgagGGTAatgcccctcagggtcatttacataattttaataatttaatcatttaatttaaTAATTCCTAAAAATAAGgggataagaagcttaaagaagatcaGTTCCTGACAGAAAgtcggtatgtcagtgtgcttggtttacaatccttcaccctggtggtagatgtcctttaaggtaatATTGGCAACTTTATATGACTATGTGTAGACTGATACCTGATAAAGGATATCAAGTGTTTGCTGTTACATAAAGTTATCTTTCTTTTTGCATTAATGCAGTTCAACTACCTGTTAATCCGGGACAACTCCTAACTTTTCCTTTACCTCACTTTCTGACTTAAAAAGATAAAAACGAAGGGAGTCCTTTCGTTTTTAACTTTTGAAGCCCTTTGTATGCCTTAAAGGGATACAAAGCATTTGCAAATGACTGACCTTGGCAAAATCACAGATGTTGTCCCAGGAGTTCCAGCCATTCATATTGTTGATGTTGGCCACATTGTCCTGGTTGTTGATGTTCACTTGCTGGTTGACGCTGCCACCATCGTTACCTGAATTATTAATGTTGATGTTCTGTTCAAAAATAACATAGAACTGTTAATTAATTAGAAACCTGgggtaaattaaaaaatattacccTTGCAAATACAAACACTATATATGAGGATCAGACTGCCTGCATAATGTTACCCTCCACCGTAACCTTACCCGGATTGTCCCCCTTTAACCCATGATAATGAAACACAAACCAGATCTTTAATGTTTAAATTGTGGCGActggagtcggccacagcttttattagaaataataaaatataaacgtCTACTCGTAGAATAGCAACTTTGTACACTTCAAGAATTAAATCTGGGCGCCTGTATACCGGCCTACTTAAAGGTCATGTAGGTACAAACCCACTTAGAAACTGACAGCTGTGACACTAGCAAGCCAAACAACACTGAGGCTGGGAAGATTTCCGGCAAAGAGGTTAGGTGACGCCACCAGCCCCCCTTTTGTTACCTATACCCCACCCCTAGCCCACCTACCCTGCCCCAGGTCACGTAGCCCACATCGCCCAGCACCCTTTTGTTTCTATCTAAAAGGTGCAAAACCTTTCGCCTTACCACTAAGGGGCTACAGCAAAATCCTGCAGGCAGTCATTGGCCCAATGGCTAGACGCCTACGGGTTATCAAGACTTGTAAATTTCTAAATTTCTTTTTAGAGGAGAGTTGTGACCACCTTACAATTCAGACAGTCAGCCAATTCTCTAAAAATCACTGTAAAATAACATATCCCAAATTTAAAACCTTTAAAACCTAAACTGAAGAACTACAAATGCCAGCCATATTCCCTGCTGACCATACAGATCTATATCTTCCTCTATCTCGGACTATATGATAAAACTAACCCAAAGCCAAAGCAGTCATCCAGTTACTTACATCATTTGCTAGAGCTTGAGTCAGGAAGACCCCAAGGACGGTAGCGATCTAAACATAGGAACATATAGAATTGTTATCATATATTCTACAATAAAAGCTTTCACTATACAAATAATATTCTTATACATTCTATACATAATAAATGTATTCTTCTCACCAGGAATTTCATGGTGGGTTTGTATCTGGTGAGGAGAGATTGCAGCTGTAAAGTGTAACCCCATtcagtttatatattttatatacaagaGACGTATTTGCCTAAGGACTGGCATCAGATTCCTTGTTTGTTCTGAGCTGAGTTCACTCTCACTATCTGAGCTGATATGTTTAATGGAAGGATCAAGATAACACGACACAAGGCTCTGCCCAGTTCTATGTGCCGTTCTCATTAAAAATGACTTATACAGAAGCTGACTGATACCAGTTGGTTTGTGCTCTACAGAATTACTTGATCCTCGGCTATATGCTGAAGGTGGAGCGCAGTAATAAGGCGTCAATTAAAGCCAATGTGCCAAGTATTGGTGCAGGTAATAATGATTAGGAAATCGTCATCTATTCCAGATACAATGATGAAGGATTTTGGTGAAAAAATCTCTGACGTGTCGTTCAAAGAAAAAGTacaaattaaaaagttaaaattattaaatagctaaataattaaaaaataatttaaattcaGGTTGTTCGGACATCTAGactatttgatttttatatatatacaaaagtgaggccccaaaatgaaactattttatgaacagtcacagtcagtaagaggctcctttatccctgcacaataataacactttataGTTACACACaatagtaggtaagtatctgtaatatgggactgtaggagaatgttataggagagagatagatgatagggagatggatgatagaagatgaatatgaaaga
Proteins encoded:
- the LOC140127789 gene encoding gastrokine-1-like isoform X2, producing MKFLIATVLGVFLTQALANDNININNSGNDGGSVNQQVNINNQDNVANINNMNGWNSWDNICDFAKGYAATRLYNKKICVVTKIKPSYPTLEQLSVIAKTKKVPPTTQLVTYNINQTPIVNIGEYGQHIESLCKGMPAYTAQEMPSSARGYAACCSSSTITILGINICF
- the LOC140127789 gene encoding gastrokine-1-like isoform X1, with translation MKFLIATVLGVFLTQALANDNININNSGNDGGSVNQQVNINNQDNVANINNMNGWNSWDNICDFAKGYAATRLYNKKICVVTKIKPSYPTLEQLSVIAKTKKVPPTTQLVTYNINQTPIVNIGEYGQHIESLCKGMPAYTAQEMPNVQGEFAYCKSNSIITILGINFCF